GTCTacccaaaaaaaaaaaaaaaaaaaaaaaaaaaggactCACTCTAGTAAACTCCCGCAACTATagcaattccaatttgTTGAGCCGCCTCTGCTATTCTCCCAGCAAATTCCTCCCCCCTCGCTTCCTCGTCAAAACAGTCCACCACAAAAACTTTACCCACGCCGTTGCCCACGCCGTTGCCCAGCGGCCGACTGGTAACGCCGGCGACGCCCACGCCGCGGGCGGCAAGCTCCGCCATGGCGCGTGCTACCCCTGCAGGAGCAGAGGGGTCCCCGTGCGGAGCAAGAAGGAGCATACCTTTGTCGGCGATTTTCCTGTCGGCGATTTTCCTGTCGGCGGAATAGTGCTGACGGCCAAGCACTAAAAAGCGGGTAGTATTAGAAGGATCATCTTCAACGGGGGACTGAATAATTGGTACATTATGAACGTGTGCTGCCGATAGAGGTGCTAAAGCTGCCACTGATAAACTTCTCAGTTTACTCACTGCCAAAACTGCCGCAGCAGTAGATGACTCGTCTACCTGTATTGGACTCTCAAGTTTGGCCAAAATATTTCGACACTGTCCCCACACCTGTGGATGTGAATGCACTTCTTTAATACCATTTATCGATGCCGCATATCCAACCAAGGCATGGTGGATTGCTACATATTCTTCGCCAACCACTTGGAAGTTTGCCTTCCCCCCTACAAACCAGTCgacaatcaaatcaaaggTGAAAATCACTTGTCCATTGGTGGAATTTTCAAAGGGGACAATTGCATAGTCGACACTGCCGTCATTCATTGATTGGAAACATGCTCCAATAGATTTTTGTGGTAAATATTCAACTTCCCCGTTGGCATTCGGGAAATGCTGCACTGCAGCCTGGTACGAGTACGTACCTGCCGGTCCTAAATACCCGACTCTCATTGTCCGCGTTTGATGTTGATTATGCTTCTCCTAGAGATCATTCTCTCTCCCCAAGGAGAGTGTCCTTGTTGGCACTGTGGAACAGATTCTTGCGAAATCCAGCGAATATTTTCGTCCATGGCTGGAAAAGTCATTGCCGGTACAGGAACACGCCCTGCGGAAAACCACTTTCAGTATTGGGGGCTTGCTTTTCAGTGTGGACATTATATCCTGTTGTAATGGCTAGATGCTAAAATGACGAGGTAACGGATGTTGTATGTGGCATGCTTCTTTGTGGGTGTCCCTGTTTCCAGTACAGGGTACACCAGGACGTACGGGCAATACAGACCACGTTGGCGATAGcgatggtgatggtgatggtgatggtgatggtgatggtgatggtgatggtgatggtgatggtgatggtgatggtgatggtgatggtgataGCGATGGTGATGGCTGGGTTATGTGGAACGGTGCTCACGAGATACAAGTACCAACCCCTACCAGTGCCAACTTCGCCTCCATCGGTTTCTACATTGCTGTCACACCGTGTAGGAGGCGACCACATCTACGCCTCCGGTGGATTTCTCAGGCGTGTTTTGCGAGCTCTATTCGACGTGTACCTACTGGAAAGCGTTTTTACTCTTTATACAAGTATCTCATGAGGATTACCgtgggaaaaaaaatagactGGGTCATGTCTTACCTTAGTGTTCCATCGTTTGTGACAGCTTAACAACAGCTTCAATGTCAAAGTCGGTTTCTCCTGCATTGAATTGCCGGACTAGTTCCAACCTGGCCTTCTCGACATCGCTGCCTGTGCCAAATGCTCCATAGAACCTCTGGACATTCAATAACAACAGTTGGGCATCGGACATGGTCAACGCggcattttcatcaacgtGGCCGTTCATCAACACGAGTCCCTTCTCAGCACTCAGCTCTTGATGGAAGGAAATGGTTGTATGTGGCCGTGCATATTCTCCGTGAAGTTTGTACTCCATCAAAGTAGTGATCATACAATGCGTAGTGTTTGGTCCAACAAATGACCATTGAACAAAGTGAAGTTCCATGGGAGTTTTGCCATCCTCCTTGTTACCTTCGACCTGTGCATCCTCCCTAGGTAGAGGAAGGACAAAAGTTGGGAACTTCCTCGCATTGAGGTACATTTTGAAATAGCTCTCCGTTGGTgcaacaccaacaacagatCTTTCAtcctttgcaaattttgCTCTCCAGAGAAATTCAATCTCCTTCTCTCCTAATTCCCTAACTTTCTCCAAAATGAGGTAATCTTCCAATGTCTTGAATTTCCCTTTTGGTGCGTCCTTGCTGATGGGATCTAGCATTTTCTTACCCTGTTGTGCCTCCTTGATCGCCAGTGCCGCCTCGTAGTCttctaattctttcaagGGGTCAATCATGTTGAGCTCCTTCTTACGCTCTTCAATAGTGTCTTTCATTTCCTCAATGAGCTCATCCGGTGACTCGATTCCTTTTTGACGTGCAATCGCCTCCAGTTTAGCACGGTATTTGTCTTTAATTTGACGATCAATAACCGTTTTGGACTGTAGAAAACGAACATTCGTCACCGACGCAGTACGTATAGAATGTCTGCCTAAAAACCTTATACTAGTAAACACTGACACACTTTTAACTCCAATCATAGTTGGTGTTCAAAATATGCTAATAAAACACAACAAGACTAAATTGGAAAACTTCACTCAAAATTCCATTGGCTCTataattccattttttACACCCTCGCTTTAATTCTAACAGAGAGGCTCAACTGTGACGTTTCCACAGTGCAACAACCACATCTTGCAGGTCTGAGAATGTACAGCTTGTTCCCGTTAGAACATGTTCCTTATAGTTGGATTTTATGattattgaaagaattcaaaCTCCAGCTTTAGCTTCTACttttaaaaaaacatagaaatcctctttttttttcctttaaacTCTAATTTTATTGAGTGTAATAATAGTGTGTTTGTGTAACTTCACCGAGTATTCGGTATGAGGTTGTCTGTCTTGTTCGACGTTTTATAAGAAGGAAAGACCCTACTCTTTACTCTATCACAAATAcacttttcaataatattaaGGAAAATGACAACATCTGccattttttattaattGAACTAAGAATTGCCtatttgagaaaaacaTAAATATACCGATTAATTTCAATGAATCAAGGGGAGACCTGCTTCCACATTATTAAGATGGATCTATTTGGGTTCAACAAACCTATTTTTATCAGAAAGTCTTTGCTGGTGTGTCTATACCAAAAAATTATTGGATATGGCTGTAACTGGTTCGTATATAGTCAATAGCAAAACAGTCTCCTCTAGTAGGCTCCTCTCCTCAAGCAAAGCGGTCTCCTACAAGGACAGAGCCGTTGAAATCCCAAATTCAGCTTCAAACCCTTTCTTACAATCTTCACGTTTTAAACAGGGGACTCTATATGTTATTATTTTCCCCATAATATTTGcatttattttgatttatatCTTGGGTGCAATTATCCAGAAATACAGGGCCAATAAACaagcaagaaaaattgaaccaTTTGATAAGGATTATGAAGGTATTGACGATATTTATTCTGTTGACGACTATAATAATGATAACGAATTAGATCCCTTTAATGATAGGAACGAAATCAACCCTGACTTTATTTCTCAATATCGTCGTTCAATGGACCATTTGAAGGGAAACTTGGGAAAACATACAAGAAACTCCTCGGTCGGCACAATACTCAAAATTGACCTGAACAGTCAGCCAAATCTACAACCTACACATTACCAAGAGAGATCCACACAGCCCCCAGTTTATAGTATTGAAAGCAATGATCAGTCATACGTCTCTCTGCCCCAAGGTACGGCAGATTCAGCTTCATACTTTTTGGCTGCCGAACCATCGAAGCAACACCCCCCTCCAACTTCGAGGTCACATCTACATTCCAGATCTTTGAGTACACAAGCATTGGATGATTTTTTGAGTACTGGAGAGTTACCTGTACCAAATACATCATATGATATACCCGTATCGAGACATTCAAGATCAAGATCCACTAGTCCTCAAAGATCTCCACAACCACGTCGTACTACAGTATATACCCAGCAAACATCCAGGAATAATTCGCCATCCCGTAGTCCAG
The Pichia kudriavzevii chromosome 2, complete sequence DNA segment above includes these coding regions:
- a CDS encoding uncharacterized protein (PKUD0B02240; similar to Saccharomyces cerevisiae YNL316C (PHA2); ancestral locus Anc_3.29); the encoded protein is MRVGYLGPAGTYSYQAAVQHFPNANGEVEYLPQKSIGACFQSMNDGSVDYAIVPFENSTNGQVIFTFDLIVDWFVGGKANFQVVGEEYVAIHHALVGYAASINGIKEVHSHPQVWGQCRNILAKLESPIQVDESSTAAAVLAVSKLRSLSVAALAPLSAAHVHNVPIIQSPVEDDPSNTTRFLVLGRQHYSADRKIADRKIADKGMLLLAPHGDPSAPAGVARAMAELAARGVGVAGVTSRPLGNGVGNGVGKVFVVDCFDEEARGEEFAGRIAEAAQQIGIAIVAGVY
- a CDS encoding uncharacterized protein (PKUD0B02250; similar to Saccharomyces cerevisiae YNL315C (ATP11); ancestral locus Anc_3.30) — translated: MIGVKSVSVFTSIRFLGRHSIRTASVTNVRFLQSKTVIDRQIKDKYRAKLEAIARQKGIESPDELIEEMKDTIEERKKELNMIDPLKELEDYEAALAIKEAQQGKKMLDPISKDAPKGKFKTLEDYLILEKVRELGEKEIEFLWRAKFAKDERSVVGVAPTESYFKMYLNARKFPTFVLPLPREDAQVEGNKEDGKTPMELHFVQWSFVGPNTTHCMITTLMEYKLHGEYARPHTTISFHQELSAEKGLVLMNGHVDENAALTMSDAQLLLLNVQRFYGAFGTGSDVEKARLELVRQFNAGETDFDIEAVVKLSQTMEH
- a CDS encoding uncharacterized protein (PKUD0B02260), translating into MAVTGSYIVNSKTVSSSRLLSSSKAVSYKDRAVEIPNSASNPFLQSSRFKQGTLYVIIFPIIFAFILIYILGAIIQKYRANKQARKIEPFDKDYEGIDDIYSVDDYNNDNELDPFNDRNEINPDFISQYRRSMDHLKGNLGKHTRNSSVGTILKIDLNSQPNLQPTHYQERSTQPPVYSIESNDQSYVSLPQGTADSASYFLAAEPSKQHPPPTSRSHLHSRSLSTQALDDFLSTGELPVPNTSYDIPVSRHSRSRSTSPQRSPQPRRTTVYTQQTSRNNSPSRSPVRSLRGV